Proteins encoded in a region of the Acetomicrobium thermoterrenum DSM 13490 genome:
- the glgB gene encoding 1,4-alpha-glucan branching protein GlgB, which translates to MNNRKESTWTSPFTDMDIYLFKEGNHFRLYEKLGAHLCNSGVRFATWAPNAKSVSVIGEFNNWDKKAHPLSPRQDETGIWEGFIEGIDSGTLYKYHIVSNYNNYEVDKGDPYAFYWERPPKTASIVWDLNYEWKDEKWMKERVKHNSFKSPMSIYEVHLGSWRRFPEEGNRFLTYRELASFLPNYAKEMGFTHVEFLPVMEHPFYGSWGYQTLGYFAPTSRYGTPQDFMYLIDVLHQNNIGVILDWVPSHFPNDGHGLVFFDGTHLYEHADPRKGFHPDWKSCIFNYGRNEVRNFLISSALFWLDKYHVDGIRVDAVASMLYLDYSRKDGEWIPNEYGGRENLEAIHFLKRFNEEVYRNYPDVQTIAEESTAWPQVTRPTYLGGLGFGMKWNMGWMHDTLEYFSKDPIFRQYHHNQLTFSIWYAFFENFVLPLSHDEVVYGKGSLIAKMPGDDWQKFANLRALLGYQWLHPGKKLLFMGGELGQWREWNHESSIDWHLLEYPNHEGIRRWVRDLNRLLSSEPALYERDFENTGFEWVDFSDWESSIISFLRKSENETVLVACNFTPIPRYNYRIGVPSGGFWKEILNSDAKEYGGSGHGNFGGLEATPVPIHGRFHSLVMTLPPLSVMVFKKA; encoded by the coding sequence ATGAATAATCGTAAAGAATCAACATGGACTTCTCCGTTCACAGATATGGATATATATCTTTTCAAAGAGGGCAATCACTTTCGCCTTTACGAAAAGTTGGGCGCGCATCTTTGCAACAGCGGAGTTCGCTTTGCCACATGGGCTCCAAACGCCAAATCCGTTTCCGTCATAGGCGAATTCAATAACTGGGACAAAAAGGCGCATCCTTTAAGCCCAAGACAAGACGAGACAGGAATCTGGGAGGGTTTCATAGAGGGAATAGATTCGGGAACGCTTTATAAATATCATATCGTGTCAAACTACAACAATTATGAAGTAGACAAAGGAGATCCCTATGCTTTTTATTGGGAAAGGCCACCCAAGACAGCCTCGATTGTTTGGGACTTAAACTACGAATGGAAGGACGAAAAGTGGATGAAGGAAAGGGTTAAACATAACTCTTTCAAAAGCCCTATGTCCATCTATGAGGTGCATCTTGGTTCTTGGAGGCGCTTTCCTGAGGAAGGCAACAGGTTTTTAACTTATCGCGAATTGGCGTCTTTTTTGCCAAATTACGCGAAAGAAATGGGGTTTACCCATGTCGAGTTCTTGCCAGTAATGGAACATCCCTTTTATGGTTCGTGGGGATATCAAACGCTCGGCTACTTTGCTCCAACCTCCAGATATGGTACTCCCCAGGATTTTATGTATCTCATCGACGTATTGCACCAAAACAACATAGGCGTGATCCTCGATTGGGTGCCCTCCCACTTCCCGAACGATGGTCATGGCTTGGTCTTTTTCGATGGAACACATCTTTATGAACACGCTGATCCTAGAAAGGGCTTTCATCCTGACTGGAAAAGCTGTATTTTTAATTACGGCAGAAACGAAGTACGCAACTTCCTAATTTCAAGCGCTCTTTTCTGGTTGGATAAATACCACGTAGACGGAATAAGAGTCGACGCCGTGGCTTCTATGCTTTATCTCGACTACTCGAGAAAGGATGGCGAATGGATACCTAACGAATACGGCGGAAGGGAAAATCTTGAAGCGATACATTTTCTAAAGCGTTTCAACGAAGAGGTCTACAGAAACTATCCTGACGTTCAAACCATTGCAGAGGAATCTACTGCATGGCCTCAAGTAACCAGACCTACCTATCTGGGTGGATTGGGGTTTGGCATGAAGTGGAACATGGGATGGATGCACGATACGCTCGAATATTTCTCGAAAGATCCCATATTTAGACAATATCATCATAACCAGTTAACCTTTAGTATATGGTATGCCTTTTTCGAAAATTTCGTGCTGCCATTATCTCATGATGAGGTCGTCTATGGCAAAGGTTCGCTAATTGCCAAAATGCCGGGAGATGATTGGCAAAAGTTCGCTAATTTGCGGGCTCTTCTGGGTTATCAGTGGCTTCATCCCGGGAAAAAGCTTCTTTTTATGGGTGGCGAATTAGGCCAGTGGAGGGAATGGAATCACGAATCAAGCATTGATTGGCACTTGTTGGAATACCCTAATCACGAAGGCATAAGGCGTTGGGTTCGTGATTTAAATCGTCTTTTGAGCAGTGAGCCTGCTCTTTATGAAAGAGATTTCGAGAATACCGGATTTGAATGGGTGGACTTTTCCGATTGGGAAAGCAGCATTATATCCTTTTTGCGGAAGTCAGAGAACGAAACAGTATTGGTAGCCTGCAACTTCACGCCCATACCTCGCTATAATTACAGAATAGGTGTTCCAAGCGGTGGATTTTGGAAGGAAATCTTAAACAGCGACGCTAAAGAATACGGCGGAAGCGGTCACGGCAACTTCGGCGGTCTTGAAGCAACTCCTGTCCCAATTCACGGCAGGTTTCATTCGTTGGTAATGACCCTTCCTCCTTTGTCTGTAATGGTTTTCAAAAAAGCATAA